One Branchiostoma floridae strain S238N-H82 chromosome 15, Bfl_VNyyK, whole genome shotgun sequence DNA window includes the following coding sequences:
- the LOC118432210 gene encoding protocadherin gamma-B5-like, which yields MSVQVRDTGNPFRSSVTTLIIAVTDEDDSDPVFQHDIYEITVMENATGSLNTSPAAILAYDQDFGINQTLAYSLQEASAIPTDLSDLLVYFSIDGQTGELSVVRGLDREVVHDVTLIIKAEQANNNVRSAEARVYIVVQDANDNRPEMSASQYQATVVENTPSGFPVLTVTASDKDEVGNAEDFSQAFHLEGFYAALCFCRGGPGFAAIEEDGDYKCSVQFDLDWQTDVLVLEDGAEFSECC from the exons ATGTCAGTGCAAGTTCGG GACACTGGTAACCCGTTTAGAAGTTCCGTCACAACACTGATCATAGCTGTAACTGATGAAGATGATAGTGATCCGGTCTTCCAGCATGACATCTATGAAATTACTGTAATGGAG AATGCGACAGGGAGCCTGAACACATCACCTGCTGCCATCCTCGCCTATGATCAAGACTTTGGAATTAACCAGACACTTGCCTACTCACTGCAGGAAG CGTCCGCAATACCAACAGACCTGTCAGACCTGTTGGTCTATTTCAGCATCGATGGACAAACAGGAGAGCTGTCTGTGGTTAGAGGACTGGACAGGGAGGTAGTACATGATGTTACACTAATCATCAAG GCAGAACAGGCAAACAACAATGTCAGATCAGCAGAGGCTCGTGTGTACATCGTTGTTCAAGACGCGAATGACAACCGACCAGAGATGTCTGCCAGCCAGTACCAGGCAACAGTGGTGGAGAATACCCCCAGTGGTTTTCCTGTACTCACTGTCACAGCGTCAGACAAGGATGAG GTAGGAAATGCCGAGGATTTTTCGCAGGCATTTCATCTCGAAGGCTTCTATGCGGCGCTCTGTTTCTGCCGTGGTGGTCCAGGTTTCGCAGCCATAGAGGAAGATGGAGACTATAAGTGTTCTGTACAGTTTGATCTTGACTGGCAGACTGATGTTCTTGTTCTGGAGGATGGGGCTGAGTTTAGCGAGTGCTGCTGA